In one window of Methanolobus mangrovi DNA:
- a CDS encoding 4Fe-4S binding protein produces the protein MDEKTINYNRLKQGGFLVQRQPEDLFSIRLRVVGGQLTSEQLRALADASDKYGRGEVHITARQGLEISYIPFEDADNLLDELEGRGVRQGTCGPRVRGVVACQGNRVCPRGLIDAEDIAKKIDDKYFAKELPGKFKFAVTGCPSSCMKAQENDLGVMGGLEPQWVEKKCTYCKLCQTACPADAIRVEKGALHYERDKCILCGQCRLICPKDAWAVSREGYTVYVGGKVGRYPRFGVKLTELVDEDTLFGIIERSLEFFKKEATSGERFGDTIQRVGFEQFKAFVLE, from the coding sequence ATGGATGAAAAGACAATTAATTATAACAGACTCAAACAAGGTGGTTTTCTTGTTCAGAGGCAACCAGAAGACCTTTTCTCCATACGACTTCGTGTTGTAGGGGGTCAGCTGACCTCTGAGCAGCTTCGGGCACTTGCTGATGCTTCTGATAAATACGGAAGGGGCGAGGTCCACATAACCGCACGTCAGGGACTTGAGATATCATACATCCCATTTGAGGATGCAGATAATCTCCTTGATGAACTTGAGGGGCGGGGTGTCCGTCAGGGTACCTGTGGTCCAAGGGTTCGTGGTGTGGTTGCCTGTCAGGGTAATCGCGTTTGTCCCCGTGGGTTGATCGATGCGGAAGACATCGCAAAGAAGATCGACGATAAATATTTTGCAAAGGAACTTCCTGGCAAATTCAAATTTGCAGTAACAGGCTGTCCTTCATCGTGTATGAAAGCACAGGAGAACGACCTTGGTGTAATGGGAGGGCTCGAGCCGCAGTGGGTAGAGAAGAAATGTACCTATTGTAAGCTCTGTCAGACTGCCTGTCCGGCTGATGCCATCCGGGTAGAAAAAGGAGCCCTGCATTATGAAAGGGACAAATGTATCCTGTGTGGTCAGTGTCGCCTTATATGCCCCAAGGACGCATGGGCAGTATCCAGGGAAGGGTACACTGTCTATGTTGGCGGTAAGGTTGGAAGATACCCAAGGTTCGGTGTCAAACTAACTGAACTCGTAGATGAGGACACTTTATTCGGGATAATTGAAAGATCCCTGGAGTTCTTCAAAAAGGAAGCAACTTCCGGCGAACGTTTCGGAGATACAATTCAGCGTGTAGGTTTT